A genomic segment from Polyangium mundeleinium encodes:
- a CDS encoding AAA family ATPase, whose translation MITRIEIDGFKSLRAFSLDLEPLTAIVGPNGAGKSNLFDALALLAKVAETNLVTAFKGGRGRIRDQFARTPEGVERSMRFAVELLLLPGSSRHDLVQSRVRYEVEIERTLERGGLDGLVITRERLLPLKHGADTWIDHHPHWGPLARYGMPELRVELEGAPGPERIVRIAPSEGGPSLSVDIGRDRSLLSLPYALVTPLVESTSRELRAFRLLHIEPHRLTQPSDRAAGTLLAEDGSNLPTVLAALGPETRAAIRKDMETLLPGFRGFDVTPFEDELRLEADFMDTKRLPARLLSDGMLRLLALFTLLRSARRGAIVAIEEPENGVYPGRLRALVDSLLSATSPTLGEATAVPQVLLSTHSTAIIAALRGLPRAIVFADLVRGRDGLRSTRMRHVVSEGENESGAVPSVSSGEMMRLLESSRPWDD comes from the coding sequence ATGATCACACGCATCGAGATCGACGGATTCAAGTCGCTGCGCGCGTTCTCGCTCGATCTCGAGCCGCTCACCGCGATCGTCGGGCCGAACGGGGCAGGGAAGTCGAATCTGTTCGACGCGCTCGCGCTGCTCGCGAAGGTGGCGGAGACGAACCTCGTCACCGCGTTCAAGGGCGGACGCGGACGTATTCGGGATCAGTTCGCGCGCACGCCCGAAGGGGTGGAGCGCTCGATGCGCTTCGCCGTGGAGCTGCTGCTCTTGCCCGGGTCGTCGCGGCACGACCTCGTGCAGTCGCGCGTGCGGTACGAGGTGGAGATCGAGCGGACGCTGGAGCGCGGCGGGCTCGACGGCCTCGTGATCACGCGCGAGCGGCTCCTGCCGCTCAAGCACGGCGCGGATACGTGGATCGATCATCACCCGCATTGGGGGCCGCTCGCGCGATACGGGATGCCGGAGCTGCGCGTCGAGCTCGAAGGGGCCCCGGGGCCGGAGCGGATCGTGCGGATCGCGCCGAGCGAGGGCGGGCCGTCGTTATCGGTGGATATCGGGCGAGATCGCAGCCTGCTTTCGCTCCCGTATGCGCTCGTGACGCCGCTCGTCGAGTCGACGAGCCGCGAGCTCCGGGCTTTTCGGCTGCTGCACATCGAGCCGCACCGGCTCACGCAGCCGAGCGATCGAGCGGCCGGGACGTTGCTGGCGGAGGACGGCTCGAACCTGCCGACCGTGCTCGCCGCGCTCGGTCCCGAGACGCGCGCGGCGATTCGCAAGGACATGGAGACGCTCCTGCCCGGGTTTCGTGGCTTCGATGTGACGCCTTTCGAGGACGAGCTCCGGCTGGAGGCCGATTTCATGGATACGAAGCGGCTGCCGGCGCGGCTGCTCTCGGACGGAATGCTCCGGCTGCTCGCGCTCTTCACGTTGCTCCGATCGGCGCGGCGAGGCGCGATCGTGGCGATCGAGGAGCCCGAGAACGGCGTGTATCCCGGGAGGCTGCGCGCGCTCGTGGATTCGCTGCTCTCGGCGACGTCGCCGACGCTCGGGGAGGCGACGGCCGTGCCGCAGGTGCTCTTGTCGACGCATTCGACGGCGATCATCGCGGCGTTGCGAGGGTTGCCCAGGGCGATCGTGTTCGCGGATCTCGTGCGCGGGCGCGACGGGCTGCGCTCGACGCGGATGCGGCACGTGGTATCGGAGGGCGAGAACGAGAGCGGCGCGGTCCCAAGCGTCTCCTCGGGGGAGATGATGCGGCTGCTCGAATCCTCCCGGCCCTGGGACGACTGA